Proteins encoded by one window of Electrophorus electricus isolate fEleEle1 chromosome 17, fEleEle1.pri, whole genome shotgun sequence:
- the wu:fb59d01 gene encoding BPTI/Kunitz domain-containing protein isoform X1 — MVGSKMTPKLSFQLLCLGIICTIALALDPKCNETVNDGTGHEKIVKFYYNPQLGFCSPFFYTGEGGNANRFDSDHDCMVSCSPKYQEFYPEGDVVCTLKMDPGTCFASIVMYYYDTTEKNCRMFLYRGCQGNGNRFESREDCQTRCRARSGRMLDADSPNPDQQTVDVGLIVGVLGGIIFAVAVISAVAMLVQSRKTKRAGMKKVSASEVEMT, encoded by the exons ATGGTCGGATCAAAAATGACTCCTAAACTATCTTTCCAACTGCTCTGCTTGGGAATTATATGCACTATTGCATTGGCATTAG ATCCAAAATGCAATGAAACTGTGAATGACGGTACTGGACATGAGAAGATCGTGAAATTTTACTACAACCCACAGTTAGGATTTTGCAGTCCTTTCTTCTACACTGGAGAGGGTGGGAATGCCAATAGGTTCGATTCGGACCATGATTGCATGGTGTCATGTTCACCGAAGTATCAAGAGTTCTACCCAGAAGGAG ATGTAGTGTGCACGTTAAAAATGGACCCAGGCACCTGTTTTGCCTCGATTGTCATGTACTACTATGACACCACGGAGAAAAACTGCCGGATGTTCCTTTACAGAGGTTGCCAAGGGAACGGGAACCGTTTTGAATCCAGAGAAGATTGTCAAACTAGGTGTCGAG CAAGGTCTGGAAGAATGCTGGATGCAGACTCTCCTAACCCTGATCAGCAAACAGTCGACGTGG GGTTGATCGTTGGAGTACTTGGGGGCATTATATTTGCAGTGGCAGTGATCTCTGCTGTTGCTATGCTGGTCCAGAG TAGGAAGACAAAACGAGCAGGCATGAAGAAAGTGTCAGCAAGTGAAGTTGAGATGACCTAA
- the nxnl2 gene encoding nucleoredoxin-like protein 2, which translates to MVEVFSGRILLNKEGDHVEPEEALRNKVVGLYFSAGWCPPCRDFTPLLCDFYTELVDESDPPAQFEIVFISSDKSAEDMVEYYHDMHGDWLALPWTDQYKHELKKRYNITAVPKLVIVKENGQVITDKGRKQIRDQGLTCFRSWLEVAEIFQNFKC; encoded by the exons ATGGTGGAGGTGTTTTCAGGACGAATACTCTTGAACAAGGAAGGTGACCACGTCGAACCAGAAGAAGCTCTTCGTAATAAAGTTGTGGGACTGTATTTTTCTGCCGGGTGGTGTCCACCCTGTCGGGACTTCACACCGCTACTTTGTGATTTTTACACGGAATTGGTGGATGAGAGTGACCCTCCGGCGCAATTCGAAATAGTTTTTATATCCTCCGACAAGTCAGCAGAGGATATGGTTGAGTACTATCATGACATGCATGGAGACTGGCTCGCCCTGCCTTGGACTGACCAGTACAAACA tgAGCTAAAAAAGAGGTACAATATCACTGCTGTTCCCAAACTGGTGATAGTTAAAGAGAACGGACAGGTGATCACAGACAAAGGCAGAAAGCAAATCCGAGACCAAGGACTGACCTGCTTCAGGAGCTGGCTGGAGGTTGCTGAGATCTTCCAGAACTTTAAATGTTGA
- the wu:fb59d01 gene encoding BPTI/Kunitz domain-containing protein isoform X2: MVGSKMTPKLSFQLLCLGIICTIALALDPKCNETVNDGTGHEKIVKFYYNPQLGFCSPFFYTGEGGNANRFDSDHDCMVSCSPKYQEFYPEGDVVCTLKMDPGTCFASIVMYYYDTTEKNCRMFLYRGCQGNGNRFESREDCQTRCRARSGRMLDADSPNPDQQTVDVGLIVGVLGGIIFAVAVISAVAMLVQRKTKRAGMKKVSASEVEMT; encoded by the exons ATGGTCGGATCAAAAATGACTCCTAAACTATCTTTCCAACTGCTCTGCTTGGGAATTATATGCACTATTGCATTGGCATTAG ATCCAAAATGCAATGAAACTGTGAATGACGGTACTGGACATGAGAAGATCGTGAAATTTTACTACAACCCACAGTTAGGATTTTGCAGTCCTTTCTTCTACACTGGAGAGGGTGGGAATGCCAATAGGTTCGATTCGGACCATGATTGCATGGTGTCATGTTCACCGAAGTATCAAGAGTTCTACCCAGAAGGAG ATGTAGTGTGCACGTTAAAAATGGACCCAGGCACCTGTTTTGCCTCGATTGTCATGTACTACTATGACACCACGGAGAAAAACTGCCGGATGTTCCTTTACAGAGGTTGCCAAGGGAACGGGAACCGTTTTGAATCCAGAGAAGATTGTCAAACTAGGTGTCGAG CAAGGTCTGGAAGAATGCTGGATGCAGACTCTCCTAACCCTGATCAGCAAACAGTCGACGTGG GGTTGATCGTTGGAGTACTTGGGGGCATTATATTTGCAGTGGCAGTGATCTCTGCTGTTGCTATGCTGGTCCAGAG GAAGACAAAACGAGCAGGCATGAAGAAAGTGTCAGCAAGTGAAGTTGAGATGACCTAA